The following coding sequences are from one Sciurus carolinensis chromosome 11, mSciCar1.2, whole genome shotgun sequence window:
- the LOC124959149 gene encoding olfactory receptor 4P4-like, translated as MGHQKNVTEFVFMGLWRNKEIELLFFVLFLLCYLAVLVGNVLVLLTITCSPLIEQPMYYFLGHLSFMDLCYTSTVVPRLIRDLAAARKTISYNSCMTQLFTAHLLAGVEIFILVSMALDRYVAIVKPLHYMAIMNRRKCNLLVVVAWGVGFWHSIALLLMVLRLPFCGPNQIDHYICDIKPLLKLVCKDIHVVSILVIANSGMVVVVIFLVLVASYLLILYHLRTRSSAGRRKALSTCSSHVTVVVLFFVPCIYTYVLPAGSENKDKEISVFYTVVAPMLNPLIYTLRNMEMKIAMQKVWARMSHQ; from the coding sequence ATGGGGCATCAGAAAAATGTCACGGAATTTGTTTTCATGGGGCTTTGGAGAAATAAGGAGATAGAACTGCTCTTCtttgtcctcttcctcctttgtTACCTGGCGGTCTTAGTGGGGAACGTCCTCGTTTTGCTCACCATCACCTGCAGTCCCCTCATCGAGCAGCCCATGTACTACTTTCTGGGCCACCTTTCCTTCATGGACCTGTGCTACACCTCCACCGTGGTTCCCCGGCTAATCAGGGACTTGGCAGCAGCAAGGAAAACCATTTCCTATAACAGCTGCATGACTCAGCTCTTCACCGCCCACTTGCTGGCAGGTGTGGAAATATTCATCTTGGTGTCCATGGCTcttgaccgctatgtggccattgtCAAGCCGCTGCACTACATGGCCATCATGAACCGGAGGAAGTGCAACCTGCTGGTCGTGGTGGCCTGGGGGGTGGGTTTTTGGCACTCCATTGCCCTATTGCTCATGGTGCTCAGGCTGCCTTTTTGTGGTCCTAATCAGATAGATCACTACATTTGTGACATAAAGCCTCTTTTGAAATTGGTCTGCAAAGACATTCACGTTGTTAGCATCTTAGTGATCGCCAACTCAGGGATGGTGGTAGTTGTGATTTTTCTTGTTCTAGTAGCTTCTTATCTACTGATTTTATATCACCTTAGGACAAGATCTTCTGCAGGGCGGCGCAAAGCTCTCTCAACCTGTAGCTCTCATGTGACAGTAGTTGTTCTATTTTTTGTGCCCTGCATTTACACCTACGTGCTCCCTGCCGGCAGTGAGAACAAAGACAAGGAAATCTCCGTGTTTTACACTGTGGTCGCCCCCATGCTGAATCCTCTCATCTACACGCTCAGAAATATGGAGATGAAAATTGCCATGCAGAAGGTATGGGCTCGAATGTCACATCAATAA